The proteins below come from a single Esox lucius isolate fEsoLuc1 chromosome 7, fEsoLuc1.pri, whole genome shotgun sequence genomic window:
- the LOC105010929 gene encoding solute carrier family 25 member 45 isoform X1, which produces MPFVEFIAGCISGAVGLAFGHPMDTVKVRLQTQAKFKGIFDCVARTYTREGIPGFFKGMAFPVLITGISNAAVFGSYSNALDYLTQSQRSDRSQGHPACASAVFAAGCFSGLVQVALMAPVDLVKVRLQSQMGRPGIGGDQYRGPAHCVTLILREDGPRGLFRGGWALALRDVPCYGLYFLPYEISCRILTEEGQQPGTFAVMMAGGVAGVVTWACATPMDVVKARLQMSGAGGRVYQGVLHCMSMSLKEEGIRVFFNGLLLNSLRAFPVNAITFLAFENLMRFLTRPAEI; this is translated from the exons ATGCCATTTGTGGAATTCATAGCCGGATGCATATCTG GGGCAGTGGGGCTGGCTTTTGGTCATCCAATGGACACAGTGAAG GTGCGTCTACAGACCCAGGCTAAATTCAAGGGGATTTTTGACTGTGTGGCTAGGACATACACTCGTGAAGGG ATTCCTGGATTCTTTAAGGGCATGGCATTTCCTGTCCTGATTACAGGCATCAGCAATGCTGCAGTCTTTGGTTCCTACAGCAATGCTTTGGACTACCTAACCCAGTCGCAACGAAGTGACCGTAGCCAAGGCCACCCTGCCTGTGCATCAGCAGTCTTTGCAGCGGGTTGTTTCTCAGGACTAGTACAG GTGGCGTTAATGGCCCCTGTTGACCTGGTGAAGGTACGCCTGCAGAGCCAGATGGGCCGGCCTGGGATCGGTGGTGACCAGTATCGAGGTCCCGCTCACTGTGTGACCCTCATCCTGAGGGAGGATGGTCCAAGGGGGTTATTTCGAGGAGGGTGGGCTCTTGCCTTAAGAGATGTGCCCTGCTATGGACTCTACTTTTTACCGTATGAGATCTCCTGCAGGATTCTAACTGAAGAAGGCCAACAGCCAG GCACATTTGCAGTTATGATGGCAGGTGGGGTGGCTGGTGTGGTGACTTGGGCCTGTGCCACTCCCATGGATGTGGTGAAGGCGCGGCTGCAGATGTCTGGCGCTGGAGGTCGGGTCTACCAGGGGGTCCTTCACTGTATGAGTATGAGTCTGAAGGAGGAGGGGATCAGGGTTTTCTTTAACGGGCTCCTACTGAACAGTCTGAGGGCCTTCCCCGTTAATGCCATCACGTTCCTTGCCTTCGAGAACCTGATGAGGTTCCTCACTCGGCCAGCTGAAATCTGA
- the LOC105010929 gene encoding solute carrier family 25 member 45 isoform X2: MPFVEFIAGCISGAVGLAFGHPMDTVKVRLQTQAKFKGIFDCVARTYTREGIPGFFKGMAFPVLITGISNAAVFGSYSNALDYLTQSQRSDRSQGHPACASAVFAAGCFSGLVQVRLQSQMGRPGIGGDQYRGPAHCVTLILREDGPRGLFRGGWALALRDVPCYGLYFLPYEISCRILTEEGQQPGTFAVMMAGGVAGVVTWACATPMDVVKARLQMSGAGGRVYQGVLHCMSMSLKEEGIRVFFNGLLLNSLRAFPVNAITFLAFENLMRFLTRPAEI; encoded by the exons ATGCCATTTGTGGAATTCATAGCCGGATGCATATCTG GGGCAGTGGGGCTGGCTTTTGGTCATCCAATGGACACAGTGAAG GTGCGTCTACAGACCCAGGCTAAATTCAAGGGGATTTTTGACTGTGTGGCTAGGACATACACTCGTGAAGGG ATTCCTGGATTCTTTAAGGGCATGGCATTTCCTGTCCTGATTACAGGCATCAGCAATGCTGCAGTCTTTGGTTCCTACAGCAATGCTTTGGACTACCTAACCCAGTCGCAACGAAGTGACCGTAGCCAAGGCCACCCTGCCTGTGCATCAGCAGTCTTTGCAGCGGGTTGTTTCTCAGGACTAGTACAG GTACGCCTGCAGAGCCAGATGGGCCGGCCTGGGATCGGTGGTGACCAGTATCGAGGTCCCGCTCACTGTGTGACCCTCATCCTGAGGGAGGATGGTCCAAGGGGGTTATTTCGAGGAGGGTGGGCTCTTGCCTTAAGAGATGTGCCCTGCTATGGACTCTACTTTTTACCGTATGAGATCTCCTGCAGGATTCTAACTGAAGAAGGCCAACAGCCAG GCACATTTGCAGTTATGATGGCAGGTGGGGTGGCTGGTGTGGTGACTTGGGCCTGTGCCACTCCCATGGATGTGGTGAAGGCGCGGCTGCAGATGTCTGGCGCTGGAGGTCGGGTCTACCAGGGGGTCCTTCACTGTATGAGTATGAGTCTGAAGGAGGAGGGGATCAGGGTTTTCTTTAACGGGCTCCTACTGAACAGTCTGAGGGCCTTCCCCGTTAATGCCATCACGTTCCTTGCCTTCGAGAACCTGATGAGGTTCCTCACTCGGCCAGCTGAAATCTGA